In Acidiphilium acidophilum, one genomic interval encodes:
- a CDS encoding IS1634 family transposase codes for MFIRVKKIGQYEYLYLVQNVREGGRHVQKVISTLGRRDDVENSGLLDGLIASAARHSRRSIVLSRFYRGELAELRRRSIGPDLVFGRLWQETGCAGSLRQHLADRHFGFDVERAVYLTVLHRLMVSGSDRRAASWRETIEVPGADGITLDHAYKAMAWLGEPIAPVTPDDARERYQAEVIEEALYAHRRALFGAAVVAFFDTTSLYFEGRGGATLGQRGHSKDYRPQLNQVVLGIVLDENDRPITSFLWPGNTTDVTTLIPVVERLRSRFGINRACVVADRGMISAATIAQLEAQGIDYILGARERSSKEIRETVLKDDGVSVPLIIPRQKGVTELAVKEVKIAGRRYIVCRNPEEARKDAETRAKLLSALSRKLSQGDKALVGNSGYRRFLVAPDGAGFAIDPAKVEADAAFDGLFVLRTNMKLSPLAVVLRYRQLLSVEQSFLASKTLMATRPVYHRTDAAIRGHIFCTFLALILRHELLARLATRKDPMPEWQQIIDDLADLSVVDVEQDGRRARLRTAPRASIDPVCRAVGLSLPPVFQEMTSSKSREPAT; via the coding sequence ATGTTCATCCGTGTCAAGAAGATCGGTCAGTACGAGTATCTCTACCTTGTCCAGAACGTCCGCGAGGGTGGTCGCCACGTTCAGAAGGTCATCAGCACGCTTGGTCGGCGCGACGATGTCGAAAACTCTGGCTTGCTCGATGGCCTGATCGCGTCGGCCGCCAGACATTCGCGGCGGTCGATCGTGCTGTCGCGGTTCTACCGGGGCGAATTGGCAGAACTGCGACGACGCAGTATCGGCCCCGATCTGGTGTTCGGCCGACTTTGGCAGGAAACGGGGTGTGCCGGGAGTCTACGCCAGCACCTCGCTGATCGGCATTTCGGCTTTGATGTCGAGCGCGCAGTCTATCTCACCGTCCTGCATCGGCTGATGGTATCGGGATCCGACCGCCGTGCCGCGTCATGGCGGGAAACCATCGAGGTGCCCGGCGCAGACGGGATCACCCTCGATCACGCCTACAAGGCGATGGCCTGGCTCGGTGAGCCGATCGCCCCGGTCACACCGGATGATGCCCGGGAGAGATACCAGGCGGAGGTGATCGAGGAGGCGCTGTACGCACATCGACGAGCGTTGTTCGGCGCGGCGGTCGTCGCATTCTTCGACACCACCTCGCTGTATTTCGAAGGGCGTGGTGGTGCGACACTCGGGCAACGCGGTCACTCGAAGGATTATCGCCCGCAACTCAATCAGGTCGTGCTGGGGATCGTGCTCGACGAGAACGATCGGCCGATCACCTCGTTCCTGTGGCCAGGCAACACGACCGATGTCACCACGCTGATCCCCGTGGTCGAACGGCTGCGATCGCGCTTCGGCATCAACCGCGCCTGCGTCGTCGCGGATCGCGGCATGATCAGCGCGGCGACGATCGCCCAACTCGAGGCGCAGGGTATCGACTACATCCTCGGGGCCCGCGAACGGTCCAGCAAGGAGATCCGCGAGACGGTTCTGAAGGATGACGGGGTCAGCGTGCCGCTGATCATCCCGCGTCAGAAAGGGGTAACCGAATTGGCCGTGAAGGAGGTGAAGATCGCCGGTCGCCGCTACATCGTCTGCCGCAATCCCGAGGAGGCGCGCAAAGATGCTGAAACACGCGCCAAGCTGCTGAGCGCTCTCAGCCGCAAATTATCCCAGGGTGACAAGGCCCTCGTCGGCAACAGCGGGTATCGGCGGTTCCTTGTCGCTCCCGACGGCGCCGGCTTTGCCATCGATCCGGCAAAGGTCGAGGCAGACGCTGCCTTCGACGGGCTGTTCGTGCTGAGAACCAACATGAAGCTCTCGCCGCTCGCGGTGGTCCTGCGTTATCGCCAGCTCCTCTCGGTCGAGCAAAGCTTCCTAGCCAGCAAGACCTTGATGGCTACCCGCCCGGTTTACCACCGCACCGACGCTGCGATCCGCGGGCATATTTTCTGCACGTTTCTCGCCCTCATTCTCCGGCATGAACTGCTTGCGCGTCTCGCGACCCGCAAAGACCCCATGCCAGAATGGCAGCAGATCATCGATGACCTCGCCGATCTCAGCGTCGTCGACGTCGAACAGGACGGTCGTAGAGCCCGGCTTCGAACCGCCCCACGCGCCAGCATCGATCCCGTCTGCCGTGCCGTCGGGTTGAGCCTGCCACCCGTATTCCAGGAGATGACATCATCCAAATCACGTGAACCCGCCACCTGA
- a CDS encoding DUF3991 and TOPRIM domain-containing protein, protein MYPSLETAPGTHRSGSRPGSRQSNRDNDANEVDHLRRTVSCAVILEREGWQVDAAESSRRAVKYRRGAGEILIVTHDDKGWWNPLGAEKGDCFSLIQFLHPECNFGHVRKTLRAIAGIAPSRPIASTGTTSDPVPARSPLLRWQSKPALRPTTKAWSYLAGERRLPATILTAAAAQDCVRAGGFGCAWFAHRDHDGLLTGIEARGPDFRGVLRGGQKSLFRFPPGGAIGDYRRVAVTEAPIDALSLAALEAGRTDTIYVATTGGLGPGTVTALRHLVEHTASLGGTLVIATDADQAGDHHAARIETVIAPIVVTIERLRADGQAKDWNDVLVRSGTS, encoded by the coding sequence ATGTACCCCTCTCTTGAAACTGCTCCTGGCACCCATCGCTCCGGTTCCCGGCCGGGCTCCCGGCAGAGCAACCGTGACAACGATGCAAACGAGGTCGATCATCTGCGGCGGACCGTCTCCTGCGCGGTCATCCTCGAACGCGAAGGATGGCAGGTCGATGCCGCCGAGAGCTCACGACGCGCGGTGAAATACCGCCGCGGTGCCGGCGAGATCCTGATCGTCACCCATGACGACAAAGGCTGGTGGAACCCGCTCGGCGCGGAGAAAGGGGACTGCTTCAGCCTGATCCAGTTCCTCCACCCGGAATGCAATTTCGGGCATGTCCGCAAGACCCTGCGCGCAATCGCCGGCATCGCCCCGTCCCGACCGATTGCGAGCACTGGAACAACGTCGGATCCGGTCCCGGCCCGGTCCCCGCTCCTCCGGTGGCAGAGCAAGCCCGCGCTGCGCCCGACCACGAAAGCCTGGTCCTATCTCGCCGGCGAACGACGCTTGCCCGCCACCATCCTCACCGCCGCTGCCGCTCAGGATTGCGTCCGGGCAGGCGGGTTCGGCTGCGCCTGGTTCGCCCATCGCGACCACGACGGCCTGCTGACCGGGATCGAGGCGCGCGGGCCTGATTTTCGCGGGGTGCTTCGGGGTGGACAGAAAAGCCTGTTCCGGTTCCCACCTGGCGGGGCGATCGGGGATTACCGGCGGGTCGCGGTGACCGAAGCCCCGATCGACGCATTGAGCCTCGCCGCGCTCGAAGCCGGACGGACCGACACGATCTATGTCGCCACCACCGGTGGGCTGGGGCCAGGCACCGTCACGGCGCTGCGCCATCTGGTCGAGCATACGGCATCGCTCGGCGGCACTCTGGTCATCGCCACGGATGCCGATCAGGCCGGCGATCATCACGCCGCCCGGATCGAGACGGTCATCGCGCCGATTGTTGTGACCATCGAGCGGCTGCGAGCAGATGGCCAAGCGAAAGACTGGAACGATGTCCTCGTGCGATCAGGCACCAGCTGA
- a CDS encoding ProQ/FINO family protein, producing MLLQVVVCCVEIGLTEDQADLVMVRVTRTSSYLAALARGGHRYDLDGGIAGEVSAQDRKTAAAILTARRAKRARNEAAIARGSPGSDHPGGAEELSDAETGEAGGTDDRAAA from the coding sequence GTGCTCTTGCAGGTGGTCGTGTGCTGTGTAGAGATCGGGCTGACCGAAGATCAGGCCGATCTCGTGATGGTGCGGGTTACCAGGACGTCGAGCTACCTTGCGGCGCTGGCGCGGGGTGGTCACCGCTATGACCTCGACGGCGGGATTGCCGGGGAGGTCAGTGCGCAGGACCGGAAAACCGCTGCCGCAATCCTGACGGCGCGTCGGGCGAAGCGCGCGCGCAACGAAGCTGCGATTGCGCGCGGGTCCCCGGGAAGCGACCATCCTGGCGGAGCGGAGGAATTGTCCGATGCCGAAACGGGCGAAGCGGGTGGCACCGACGATCGCGCGGCGGCTTGA
- a CDS encoding Mom family adenine methylcarbamoylation protein, with product MIIDLTAIAQRWLHRNTTWRPQREPFDPQRYSVTPLPHTRIAKDFILTHHYSGTFPVALACYGLFERTGYHEQRLVGVIVFSVPVQPKAGAAYGAATTRFCDLGRFLLADRVGGNAETWTLRRALKLFATEHQDEHRRPKYPLILAYSDPVPRTDARGTLRFNGHFGGIYREKSALYLGRATKRRIWLAPDGTSLSDRALSKLRTGAHGAAYTYEQLRRHGAPVRMIGEPDAAYVTRALQDGPFRPVQHGGNHVYAFTLGSHATRAALAATLRRGGAYPTHTDAMPAPAT from the coding sequence ATGATCATCGATCTCACCGCCATCGCCCAACGCTGGTTACACAGGAACACGACCTGGCGGCCCCAGCGCGAACCCTTCGATCCGCAGCGCTACAGCGTCACCCCGCTGCCCCACACCCGCATCGCCAAGGACTTCATCCTCACCCACCACTACTCCGGAACCTTCCCGGTCGCTCTCGCCTGCTACGGCCTGTTCGAGCGCACCGGATACCACGAGCAACGCCTGGTCGGCGTCATCGTCTTCTCGGTGCCGGTGCAGCCCAAGGCCGGAGCCGCCTATGGTGCCGCGACCACCCGCTTCTGCGATCTCGGCCGCTTTCTCCTCGCCGACCGCGTCGGCGGTAACGCCGAGACCTGGACCCTGCGCCGCGCCCTGAAACTCTTTGCCACCGAACACCAGGACGAACACCGCCGTCCGAAATACCCCCTGATCCTCGCCTACTCGGATCCGGTGCCCCGCACCGATGCGCGCGGCACCCTGCGCTTCAACGGCCATTTTGGCGGGATCTACCGGGAGAAATCCGCCCTCTATCTCGGCCGGGCCACCAAACGCCGGATCTGGCTCGCGCCCGACGGCACGAGCCTCTCCGACCGCGCCCTCTCCAAACTGCGCACCGGCGCCCATGGGGCCGCCTATACCTACGAGCAACTCCGCCGCCATGGTGCCCCGGTCCGGATGATCGGCGAACCCGACGCGGCTTACGTGACCCGGGCGTTGCAAGACGGACCATTTCGGCCCGTCCAGCACGGCGGCAATCACGTCTACGCCTTCACCCTGGGCTCCCATGCCACCCGCGCCGCGCTCGCCGCCACGCTCCGCAGGGGCGGCGCTTACCCGACCCACACCGACGCCATGCCCGCACCCGCCACATGA
- a CDS encoding class I SAM-dependent methyltransferase, which yields MSGFTKEWLDLREPVDAQARDKSLLHAANELLTGPNPLVVDLGCGIGSTVRAFGAARGTIRWRLLDHDPVLIDHAAQEFPDAQVIRSDLRDITALPLAGATLVTASALFDLCSGAFISELTERIIRMAMPLYAALTFNGIILWQVPHPLDTEVVTQFNIHQRRDKGFGPAEGANAASVLDVSFTRSGYHVVCAPSNWVLNAGHANLQAEFIKGVYRAVKETGTIGSAQLREWRNDRLSEVTKDGCCIVGHIDCLAVPV from the coding sequence GTGAGCGGATTTACCAAAGAATGGCTGGATCTCCGCGAGCCGGTCGATGCTCAAGCGCGTGACAAGTCGTTGCTCCACGCCGCTAATGAGCTCTTGACAGGGCCTAATCCCCTTGTCGTTGATCTCGGCTGCGGAATAGGATCAACGGTGCGTGCGTTTGGGGCTGCCCGAGGAACAATCCGGTGGCGATTGCTCGATCACGATCCTGTTCTGATAGATCACGCTGCCCAGGAATTCCCTGATGCCCAGGTCATACGATCCGACCTCCGCGACATTACCGCACTGCCACTTGCTGGCGCAACGCTGGTTACCGCTTCAGCGCTCTTCGATCTTTGCTCAGGCGCGTTCATATCTGAATTAACGGAGCGAATAATCAGAATGGCAATGCCGCTCTATGCCGCACTGACCTTCAATGGCATCATTCTGTGGCAAGTACCGCATCCGCTCGATACCGAGGTAGTTACGCAATTCAACATTCATCAGCGCCGTGACAAGGGTTTCGGTCCAGCTGAAGGGGCTAATGCGGCATCGGTACTCGATGTCAGTTTCACGCGATCAGGATATCATGTGGTCTGCGCGCCCAGCAACTGGGTCTTGAATGCCGGTCATGCGAATCTACAGGCCGAATTTATCAAAGGCGTCTACCGCGCGGTCAAGGAGACGGGCACAATTGGTAGTGCTCAACTCCGTGAATGGCGAAACGATCGCCTTAGCGAGGTGACTAAGGATGGATGCTGCATCGTCGGGCACATCGACTGCCTCGCAGTACCGGTTTAA